A portion of the Thermosediminibacter oceani DSM 16646 genome contains these proteins:
- the hemB gene encoding porphobilinogen synthase, which produces MEVIKRPRRLRYNTTVREMVRETCLDVKDLIYPLFVAHGENIKQEIDSMPGVYRYSIDRLPEEVKEIRELGIPAVLLFGVPASKDEFGSEAYSDDGIVQRAVRVIKEAEPSLVVITDVCLCAYTSHGHCGVVRNGRIENDETVKLIARTALSHVKAGADMVAPSDMMDGRVRGIRQLLDGEGFSHVPVMAYSAKYASSFYGPFREAAHSAPMFGDRRSYQMDPANSNEAMREIELDILEGADIIMVKPALAYLDVIRRAKDRFGVPLAAYNVSGEYSMIKAAASMGFLDEKTSVLEALTSIKRAGADLIITYHAKEVARWLTTR; this is translated from the coding sequence ATGGAGGTAATAAAAAGGCCCAGGAGATTGAGATATAACACCACCGTAAGGGAAATGGTGAGGGAAACTTGTTTGGATGTAAAGGACCTTATTTATCCCCTCTTTGTGGCGCACGGGGAGAACATAAAGCAGGAAATTGATTCCATGCCCGGCGTATACCGGTATTCTATCGACCGGCTGCCGGAGGAAGTGAAGGAGATAAGAGAGCTCGGCATACCTGCCGTACTTTTATTCGGGGTGCCCGCTTCAAAAGATGAATTCGGCAGCGAGGCGTATTCCGACGACGGCATAGTCCAGAGGGCGGTGCGGGTCATAAAGGAAGCGGAACCGTCCCTCGTTGTAATAACCGATGTATGCCTCTGCGCCTATACGAGCCACGGCCACTGCGGTGTGGTGAGAAACGGACGTATCGAAAACGACGAAACCGTTAAGTTAATAGCCCGGACAGCCCTGTCACACGTAAAAGCGGGTGCCGATATGGTGGCGCCGTCGGATATGATGGACGGTCGCGTGAGGGGCATCAGGCAGCTGCTGGACGGTGAAGGTTTCAGCCATGTGCCCGTAATGGCCTACAGTGCCAAGTATGCCTCGTCCTTTTACGGACCTTTCAGGGAAGCCGCCCATTCGGCGCCTATGTTCGGAGACAGGAGATCGTACCAGATGGACCCTGCCAACTCCAACGAAGCAATGAGAGAGATCGAGCTCGACATCCTGGAGGGTGCCGACATAATCATGGTAAAGCCCGCCTTGGCATACCTGGACGTCATAAGGCGGGCAAAGGATCGCTTCGGGGTACCGCTGGCGGCGTACAACGTTAGCGGGGAGTATTCTATGATAAAGGCTGCGGCGAGTATGGGATTTTTGGACGAAAAAACTTCGGTCTTAGAAGCGCTGACCTCCATAAAAAGGGCCGGGGCCGACCTTATCATAACGTACCATGCAAAGGAAGTAGCCCGATGGCTTACTACCCGGTGA
- the hemL gene encoding glutamate-1-semialdehyde 2,1-aminomutase: protein MAYYPVMLDLRNKKCLVVGAGAVAYRKIRSLLECGAAVTVIATKINKDIRELGEKGRIVILERCYSVGDLEGFFMAFAASDDPVVNRQVAEEAAQRGIPVNVADDPGLSSFIVPSVLRRGDLAVAVSSGGKSPLLSKVVREWLEGIVPEEVDDLIRDLERARAEAKAAKLTPEEKIRLYYSLIKGRGLFRGKGDKMKSSELFQRAKKVMPGGVNSPVRAFGAVGGDPVFIKRGFGSRVWDEDGNEYIDYVLSWGPLILGHSHPAVVEALKRQAELGTSFGACTELEVLLAEKIREAVPSMEVVRMVNSGTEATMSAIRLARGYTGRNLIVKFAGCYHGHSDSLLIRAGSGLITYGIPDSGGVPEDTARLTLVARYNDVDMLEEIFEEKGPDIAAVIVEPVAGNMGVVPPEEDFLRALRELPRKYGALLIFDEVITGFRVSYSGAQGYYGIEPDLTTLGKIIGGGLPVGVYGGREDIMRCVSPDGPVYQAGTLSGNPLAMAAGLTTLEVLSKNPGLYDELDRRAERLCSGFKEVMEDAGIPVTVNRVCSMMTVFFTGEKVRNYDTAVKSDTRLYAVFFREMLKQGVYLPPAQFEAFFLSAAHSDEDIKKTIEAAWNAAKNLKKNY, encoded by the coding sequence ATGGCTTACTACCCGGTGATGCTCGATTTGAGAAACAAAAAATGCCTGGTGGTCGGTGCGGGTGCCGTGGCCTACCGGAAGATCAGGTCCCTGCTGGAATGCGGTGCGGCTGTTACCGTAATAGCGACAAAGATAAATAAAGATATAAGGGAGCTGGGCGAAAAAGGCAGGATTGTAATCCTGGAAAGGTGCTACTCCGTTGGGGACCTGGAGGGTTTTTTCATGGCCTTTGCGGCCTCCGATGACCCGGTGGTTAACCGGCAGGTGGCCGAAGAGGCGGCTCAGCGGGGGATACCTGTCAACGTTGCCGACGACCCCGGGCTCTCTTCCTTTATCGTGCCCTCGGTACTCAGGCGCGGCGATCTTGCGGTCGCAGTTTCATCGGGAGGCAAGAGCCCGCTGTTGTCAAAGGTTGTCAGGGAATGGCTGGAAGGGATCGTGCCGGAAGAGGTCGACGACCTCATTCGGGATCTCGAAAGGGCCAGAGCCGAGGCCAAGGCGGCTAAACTGACACCTGAAGAGAAGATAAGGCTTTATTATAGCCTTATAAAAGGAAGGGGCTTATTTCGGGGAAAGGGGGATAAAATGAAGTCTTCGGAACTTTTTCAGAGGGCAAAAAAGGTGATGCCCGGGGGTGTGAACAGTCCCGTTAGGGCGTTCGGAGCCGTGGGGGGAGACCCGGTTTTCATCAAAAGGGGATTCGGCAGCCGCGTATGGGATGAGGACGGTAATGAATATATTGATTACGTGCTGTCCTGGGGGCCGCTGATACTGGGGCACTCCCATCCGGCGGTGGTAGAGGCCTTAAAAAGGCAGGCGGAGCTGGGCACCAGCTTCGGAGCCTGCACCGAACTGGAAGTGCTTTTGGCCGAAAAGATAAGGGAGGCCGTGCCTTCGATGGAAGTGGTCAGGATGGTCAACTCGGGCACGGAGGCCACCATGAGTGCCATTAGGCTGGCCAGGGGCTATACGGGGCGAAATCTGATCGTTAAATTTGCAGGATGCTATCATGGCCACTCGGACAGCCTGCTCATCAGGGCGGGCTCAGGCCTAATCACATACGGAATCCCGGATTCGGGCGGGGTCCCGGAAGATACAGCGAGGTTAACCCTTGTCGCCAGGTATAACGACGTCGATATGCTGGAAGAAATATTCGAGGAAAAAGGCCCCGATATCGCGGCGGTCATCGTGGAGCCGGTGGCCGGCAACATGGGGGTGGTGCCTCCCGAGGAGGACTTTTTGAGAGCATTGAGGGAACTCCCCCGAAAGTACGGAGCGCTTCTAATCTTCGATGAGGTGATAACCGGCTTCAGGGTCTCATACTCGGGTGCCCAGGGCTATTACGGCATCGAGCCGGACCTGACCACGCTGGGCAAGATAATAGGCGGGGGCCTGCCAGTCGGAGTTTACGGCGGCAGGGAAGACATAATGAGGTGCGTATCCCCGGACGGACCTGTGTACCAGGCCGGAACCCTTTCGGGTAATCCCCTGGCCATGGCCGCAGGTTTAACAACCCTGGAGGTGCTGTCGAAAAACCCGGGCCTTTACGATGAACTGGACCGCAGAGCGGAAAGGCTTTGTAGCGGTTTTAAAGAAGTTATGGAGGATGCCGGCATACCGGTAACCGTAAACAGGGTGTGCAGCATGATGACGGTATTCTTCACCGGGGAAAAGGTGAGGAACTACGACACGGCCGTGAAATCGGATACACGGCTTTATGCGGTCTTCTTCCGGGAAATGCTAAAACAGGGCGTATACCTGCCCCCGGCCCAGTTCGAGGCCTTCTTCCTCTCGGCGGCCCATTCCGACGAAGATATAAAAAAGACCATCGAAGCCGCCTGGAACGCTGCGAAAAACCTGAAGAAAAATTATTAA
- the cbiG gene encoding cobalt-precorrin 5A hydrolase → MKTAVIAVTERGAGIALRLRESLGSDIYLPEKLIKAGSPGTYPIEGDFIEFVHGIFPKYRGLIFVTATGIAVRSIAGALKGKRLDPAVVVLDERARFAISLVSGHLGGANDLAKAVAKATGAVPVITTASDLAGIETPDVTAAKLGLYIENFEGLKRVSSCLLRGDKVAYVLESGYPVDAIERRHFEQNAVICDRVPRDAAAAVFITDKRVNPPGIPHVILRPRSLVLGIGARKGAKYPELLRLLSEALDQLNLSVTGIGRIATVDLKREEESINELSRSLKVPVEFYTVKRLQEVENRFPLSEFVKQRIGVGSVARPSAFLASNGGEELGYFRGGGFTLAIFRRRMK, encoded by the coding sequence TTGAAGACGGCGGTCATAGCGGTAACCGAAAGAGGGGCCGGGATCGCCCTGCGCCTCCGGGAAAGCCTGGGGAGCGATATTTACCTGCCTGAGAAGCTCATAAAAGCGGGAAGTCCCGGGACTTACCCGATAGAAGGCGATTTTATCGAATTTGTACACGGCATCTTCCCTAAATACCGGGGCTTGATTTTTGTGACTGCGACCGGCATCGCCGTAAGGTCCATCGCCGGGGCGCTAAAAGGCAAGAGGCTTGACCCGGCGGTGGTGGTGCTGGACGAGAGGGCGAGGTTTGCGATAAGCCTTGTTTCGGGCCACCTGGGAGGTGCCAACGACCTGGCAAAGGCGGTGGCGAAGGCCACGGGGGCCGTACCGGTGATCACCACGGCAAGTGATCTAGCCGGCATCGAGACGCCCGACGTGACGGCGGCAAAGCTGGGACTTTATATAGAGAATTTTGAGGGCCTTAAAAGGGTAAGTTCGTGCCTGCTGCGGGGTGATAAGGTGGCTTACGTCCTGGAATCCGGTTATCCGGTGGACGCCATCGAAAGACGTCATTTCGAGCAGAATGCGGTAATATGCGACAGGGTCCCCCGAGACGCCGCTGCCGCCGTATTCATAACCGACAAAAGGGTGAACCCGCCGGGGATACCGCACGTAATATTAAGGCCCCGAAGCCTGGTGCTCGGCATAGGAGCGAGAAAAGGGGCAAAGTACCCGGAGCTTTTGCGGCTCCTCTCCGAAGCTTTGGACCAATTGAATCTATCGGTAACCGGTATAGGCCGTATAGCCACCGTTGACCTGAAGCGGGAGGAAGAGAGTATAAACGAGCTTTCCCGGAGCTTGAAAGTTCCGGTGGAGTTCTATACGGTAAAGAGGCTGCAGGAAGTGGAAAATAGATTTCCGCTCTCTGAATTTGTAAAACAGAGGATCGGCGTGGGAAGCGTCGCGAGGCCCTCTGCGTTTCTTGCGAGTAACGGTGGAGAGGAACTGGGGTACTTCCGGGGAGGGGGATTTACCCTCGCGATCTTCAGGAGGAGGATGAAATGA
- the hemC gene encoding hydroxymethylbilane synthase, whose protein sequence is MWWRPFSGVIPTGRIVRVGSRESRLALVQTEIVIRLLKDRRPELEFEVVKIKTQGDKLLDVNLSDAGGKGVFVKEIEEALLAGSIDLAVHSMKDVPYELPEGLCIAAVTEREDPRDVLISRDKRRLLNLRPGARIGTSSLRRSVQLKALRPDLDIVPVRGNVPTRIRKMDDLELDGLVLAAAGIKRLGLEELIAEYFPPEVIVPAVGQGALAVEARKDDDILELAGLVSHKATEVAVRAERSFMRALGGSCRVPLGAFARVEGTVVTLVGMVEKNGSVCKGTMSGKLKEAEEIGLRLAERLGDSSDR, encoded by the coding sequence ATGTGGTGGCGGCCTTTCAGTGGGGTGATACCAACGGGTAGGATTGTGAGGGTAGGGAGCAGGGAGAGCAGGTTGGCCCTGGTCCAGACCGAAATAGTCATAAGGTTGTTAAAGGATCGCCGTCCCGAACTGGAATTCGAAGTCGTTAAAATTAAGACGCAGGGCGATAAACTGCTGGATGTAAATTTGAGCGATGCGGGAGGCAAGGGGGTTTTCGTAAAGGAGATAGAAGAGGCGCTCCTCGCCGGATCGATAGACCTGGCCGTTCACAGCATGAAGGACGTGCCCTACGAGCTTCCCGAAGGTTTGTGCATAGCGGCGGTAACGGAAAGGGAAGACCCCAGAGATGTGCTCATATCGAGAGACAAGAGAAGACTTTTGAACCTGAGGCCCGGGGCGAGGATCGGGACGTCCAGCCTGAGGCGGTCGGTACAGCTCAAAGCCCTCAGGCCCGATCTAGACATTGTGCCGGTCAGGGGCAACGTCCCGACCAGAATCCGGAAAATGGATGACCTGGAACTGGACGGTTTGGTGCTGGCGGCCGCAGGCATAAAGAGGCTCGGCCTGGAGGAACTTATCGCGGAGTATTTTCCACCGGAGGTGATAGTGCCCGCTGTGGGCCAGGGAGCGCTGGCGGTGGAAGCCAGGAAGGACGACGATATATTGGAATTGGCCGGGCTTGTGAGCCACAAAGCAACCGAGGTTGCCGTGAGGGCGGAAAGATCCTTCATGAGGGCCCTGGGGGGAAGCTGCCGGGTGCCGCTGGGGGCCTTTGCGAGGGTGGAAGGGACGGTGGTGACCCTGGTAGGAATGGTGGAAAAAAACGGAAGCGTCTGCAAGGGCACGATGTCCGGAAAGTTAAAAGAAGCCGAAGAAATCGGGCTGAGACTTGCAGAAAGGCTGGGTGATAGCAGTGACCGGTAA
- the cobA gene encoding uroporphyrinogen-III C-methyltransferase, giving the protein MTGKVYLIGAGPGDPGLLTLKAVRVLKKADAVLYDRLMNREILTLARKDAELIDVGKAPDNHPVPQHRINEILLEKALKGMTVVRLKGGDPFVFGRGSEEALYLTERGVPVEVVPGVTSAIAVPAYAGVPVTHRGISSSFHVITGSDGCGERADWDSLSRLKGTLIFLMGVKNLESIVSNLLKYGKPADTPAAMIMWGATPAQKTVTGTLADIVRRVKEAGIKNPAVFVVGGTVGLWEYLNWFEGKPLHGRRILVTGTIDAEKGQPEDGPFDFLEDAGAEVIHCPTVKIEFDYGETAGFLANAGDLNLLVFTSKNAVTAFAGAMRRMRLDLRRLGGATVAAVGRKTAERLEEVFIYPDLVPEEFTSKDLLEKIPAGGGGKRTAAVITSDIGGQELVGGLEARGYRVMKIAAYKNLPNYDVRERLIEELGKGVDAAVFTSPSSFYRMEQMVGKLPEKLKKVFIAAIGPTTAAAIEKTGLKVDVCPKEHTLEGLQKALLEKFVGRGEGDGGNKKAQEIEI; this is encoded by the coding sequence GTGACCGGTAAGGTTTATCTCATAGGCGCCGGCCCCGGAGACCCCGGGCTTTTGACCCTCAAAGCCGTCCGGGTGCTGAAGAAGGCCGATGCGGTGCTGTACGACCGGCTCATGAATAGGGAGATCCTGACTCTGGCAAGAAAAGATGCTGAACTCATCGATGTGGGAAAGGCTCCGGATAACCACCCCGTGCCCCAGCACAGGATTAATGAAATACTGCTGGAAAAAGCTTTAAAGGGCATGACCGTAGTCAGGTTAAAGGGCGGAGACCCTTTCGTTTTCGGCAGGGGGAGCGAGGAAGCCCTTTACCTGACGGAGAGAGGAGTGCCGGTGGAAGTGGTGCCGGGGGTTACTTCAGCCATCGCGGTGCCGGCTTACGCCGGGGTACCGGTAACCCACCGCGGCATCAGTTCCTCCTTTCACGTAATTACGGGGAGCGACGGCTGTGGGGAGAGGGCGGACTGGGATTCCCTATCCCGCTTGAAAGGCACCCTGATTTTCCTGATGGGAGTAAAGAACCTGGAATCAATCGTCAGCAACCTTTTAAAATACGGAAAGCCGGCGGACACCCCGGCCGCTATGATCATGTGGGGTGCCACTCCTGCCCAGAAGACGGTGACGGGCACTCTGGCCGATATAGTCCGCAGGGTGAAAGAGGCGGGCATCAAAAACCCGGCGGTTTTTGTCGTCGGCGGTACGGTTGGCCTGTGGGAGTATTTAAACTGGTTTGAGGGGAAACCCCTCCACGGCCGGAGGATACTGGTGACGGGAACAATCGACGCGGAAAAGGGCCAACCGGAGGACGGCCCCTTTGACTTCCTTGAAGACGCCGGGGCCGAAGTCATCCACTGCCCCACCGTAAAAATAGAGTTCGATTACGGGGAAACGGCCGGGTTTTTAGCAAATGCGGGGGACCTAAACCTTCTCGTGTTTACAAGCAAGAACGCCGTTACGGCCTTTGCCGGAGCCATGAGGCGGATGAGGCTGGACCTGAGGAGGCTCGGCGGTGCTACGGTGGCGGCGGTGGGTAGGAAGACGGCGGAAAGACTCGAGGAAGTGTTTATTTACCCCGACCTGGTACCGGAAGAATTCACTTCAAAAGACCTGCTTGAAAAAATACCGGCCGGTGGAGGCGGTAAAAGGACCGCCGCCGTCATCACCTCGGATATCGGAGGACAGGAACTCGTAGGCGGATTGGAGGCCAGGGGATACCGGGTAATGAAAATCGCAGCCTATAAAAATCTGCCCAACTACGACGTGAGAGAGAGGCTCATCGAAGAACTGGGAAAAGGCGTGGATGCGGCGGTTTTTACCAGTCCCTCGTCCTTTTACCGTATGGAGCAAATGGTGGGAAAACTGCCCGAGAAGCTGAAAAAAGTTTTCATCGCCGCGATAGGTCCGACAACGGCGGCGGCCATAGAGAAAACGGGATTGAAAGTGGACGTATGTCCAAAGGAGCATACGCTGGAAGGGCTCCAAAAGGCCCTTCTAGAGAAATTTGTTGGGAGAGGTGAAGGAGATGGAGGTAATAAAAAGGCCCAGGAGATTGAGATATAA
- the hemA gene encoding glutamyl-tRNA reductase — MGLEEIVVTGIDHRVPVEIRERVAIKQRDLFDCLSRLKGTEGVREAVILSTCNRTEVYLVAEKEARNWAGDFLIGLSGAEKDELSQNLFTLSGKDAALHLFRVACGLESMVLGEDQILGQVREAWEKALEAGASGKILNRLFSDAVALGKKARFETRISDHPLSISYIAVKFVEDVLGGLSGRTAFVIGAGEMARIAIKYLIQKGIAHVSVSNRTHERALNLKREIPEITVVPYDQKYEKIASSDIVISATDAPHYTVDYDKFKAAYRGGRVCMVDLAVPRDIDPRIGSIPGVSLFTLDDLKMAAVENENQRRKLAAVIEEMAKAALEDYVKWYSCLAVVPVIKQLNKYVEGVCLAEFEKVNGKLPEMGDRERRHIKKALDRVGAKIAARYLSALKFLAENGKIDSDVVAAFQWGDTNG, encoded by the coding sequence ATGGGTCTTGAAGAAATTGTCGTCACGGGAATAGACCACAGGGTGCCCGTGGAGATAAGGGAAAGGGTGGCAATAAAGCAGCGGGACCTTTTCGACTGCCTTTCCCGGTTAAAAGGCACCGAAGGCGTGCGGGAAGCGGTGATATTATCCACCTGCAACAGGACCGAAGTCTATCTGGTCGCCGAAAAAGAGGCCCGGAACTGGGCAGGAGATTTTTTGATCGGCCTTTCTGGCGCAGAAAAGGATGAATTGAGTCAAAATCTTTTCACGCTTTCCGGAAAGGATGCCGCCCTCCACCTTTTCCGGGTGGCGTGCGGGCTGGAGTCCATGGTGCTGGGGGAAGACCAGATCCTGGGGCAGGTGAGGGAAGCCTGGGAAAAGGCACTGGAAGCGGGAGCCTCGGGGAAGATATTGAACAGGCTGTTTTCGGATGCGGTTGCCCTGGGCAAGAAGGCGAGATTCGAAACCCGCATATCCGATCATCCCCTTTCCATCAGCTATATAGCGGTAAAGTTTGTAGAAGACGTCCTGGGAGGACTTTCCGGAAGGACCGCCTTCGTAATCGGTGCCGGAGAAATGGCAAGGATTGCGATAAAATACCTCATCCAGAAGGGTATCGCTCATGTTTCGGTGTCCAACAGGACCCACGAAAGAGCCCTTAACCTGAAAAGAGAGATACCGGAAATTACCGTAGTTCCCTATGACCAAAAATACGAAAAGATAGCCTCAAGCGACATAGTCATCAGTGCAACCGATGCGCCCCATTATACGGTGGATTACGATAAATTCAAAGCAGCCTACCGGGGCGGAAGGGTCTGCATGGTGGACCTGGCCGTTCCCAGAGACATCGATCCCCGGATAGGGAGTATACCGGGCGTGAGCCTCTTCACCCTCGACGACCTGAAAATGGCGGCAGTGGAAAACGAAAACCAAAGGCGCAAACTGGCAGCGGTGATCGAGGAAATGGCTAAGGCGGCCCTCGAAGATTACGTGAAATGGTACAGCTGCCTGGCTGTAGTACCGGTTATTAAACAGCTGAATAAATACGTGGAAGGTGTATGCCTTGCGGAATTCGAAAAGGTTAACGGCAAACTCCCGGAAATGGGCGACAGAGAAAGAAGGCACATCAAGAAAGCCCTGGACCGGGTGGGTGCAAAAATAGCGGCCCGATACCTCTCGGCGTTGAAATTCCTGGCCGAAAACGGGAAGATCGACTCCGATGTGGTGGCGGCCTTTCAGTGGGGTGATACCAACGGGTAG
- the cobJ gene encoding precorrin-3B C(17)-methyltransferase, producing the protein MSWIKVVGIGPGSSEDLTFRAAKALKDSDVVVGYTTYINLIKPLIEGKMVIVSGMRDEVERCRKALELAGKGLKVSLVSGGDPGVYGMAGLLLEVALKGGAQTEIEVIPGVSAVNSAAAILGAPLMQDFAVVSLSDHLVPWEVIEKRLSLAAQADFVIAIYNPGSSERPENLSRAWEILMRHKKPDTPVGIVRKASREGQSVAITRLDKLPEYNVDMSTIVVVGGESTFISGRWIITPRGYRV; encoded by the coding sequence ATGAGCTGGATAAAGGTGGTGGGCATCGGCCCCGGCAGTTCGGAAGACCTGACCTTTAGGGCCGCAAAAGCCTTAAAAGACTCCGATGTCGTAGTGGGATATACGACCTACATAAATCTCATAAAGCCCCTTATCGAGGGCAAGATGGTGATCGTATCGGGCATGAGAGATGAGGTAGAAAGATGCAGGAAAGCCCTGGAGCTTGCCGGAAAAGGGTTGAAGGTAAGCCTGGTGAGCGGCGGAGACCCGGGCGTGTACGGCATGGCAGGCCTGCTCCTGGAAGTAGCTCTGAAAGGCGGTGCGCAGACGGAGATCGAGGTCATACCCGGTGTCAGCGCCGTAAATTCGGCGGCAGCCATTCTGGGGGCGCCGCTGATGCAGGATTTTGCCGTTGTGAGCCTCTCCGACCACCTGGTGCCTTGGGAGGTTATCGAAAAAAGGCTCTCATTGGCGGCCCAGGCCGATTTTGTCATCGCCATATACAACCCCGGGAGCTCGGAAAGGCCGGAAAACCTCTCGAGGGCCTGGGAGATTTTGATGCGCCATAAAAAGCCGGATACGCCGGTGGGTATAGTGAGAAAGGCTTCGAGAGAAGGTCAGTCGGTGGCGATCACAAGACTCGACAAATTGCCGGAATATAACGTGGACATGAGCACCATCGTCGTAGTCGGTGGCGAAAGTACCTTCATCAGCGGCCGGTGGATCATAACTCCCCGGGGGTACAGGGTATGA
- the cobK gene encoding precorrin-6A reductase, producing the protein MILVLAGTKDGRLLAEKLSSMGFEVFASVVTDYGGQLLGERVRVRIGPFGDTGLREFIARRGIRVVVDATHPFAKDISLKAIEVTRQMGVKYIRYERKESAREYYTGVIMARDFEDAAQKAAEFHTIFLTIGSRNLEKFAGLKGMGKKLVVRVLPTSEVLKKCEQLGFSPGEIIAARGPFSAEMNYLMFRDYGIDAVVSKESGPEGGVPEKLEAARRLGIPVILIQRPPLVYPVVVNNMEDLLKEMGNDDGS; encoded by the coding sequence ATGATACTCGTCCTGGCAGGGACAAAAGACGGCCGGTTGCTGGCGGAAAAATTGTCGTCGATGGGTTTTGAGGTCTTCGCCAGCGTTGTCACCGATTACGGCGGGCAGCTCCTGGGGGAAAGGGTGAGGGTGAGGATAGGGCCTTTCGGCGATACGGGTCTTAGGGAATTCATCGCCCGTCGCGGTATCAGGGTTGTGGTCGATGCCACCCACCCGTTTGCGAAGGATATAAGCCTGAAGGCCATAGAGGTCACAAGGCAGATGGGGGTAAAGTACATAAGGTATGAGCGAAAAGAATCCGCAAGGGAATATTACACAGGCGTTATAATGGCGAGGGACTTCGAAGATGCGGCGCAAAAAGCCGCCGAATTCCACACCATCTTTCTCACTATAGGCAGCAGGAACCTGGAAAAATTCGCCGGGCTAAAGGGCATGGGGAAAAAGCTGGTGGTGAGGGTTCTTCCCACCAGTGAAGTTCTGAAAAAATGCGAACAACTCGGTTTTTCGCCCGGGGAGATCATAGCCGCCCGGGGACCCTTCAGCGCGGAGATGAACTACCTGATGTTCAGGGATTACGGAATCGATGCGGTGGTGAGTAAGGAAAGCGGCCCGGAAGGAGGCGTGCCGGAAAAGCTCGAGGCTGCACGGAGGCTTGGAATTCCGGTCATTTTAATCCAGAGACCTCCCCTGGTTTATCCGGTTGTCGTAAATAACATGGAAGACCTTCTGAAGGAGATGGGGAATGACGATGGGTCTTGA
- the cobM gene encoding precorrin-4 C(11)-methyltransferase has product MIYFIGAGPGDPDLITVKGANILASCGVVIYAGSLVNPDVLRYARRDARVYDSSGMNLEEIIDVMKSAHGEGLDVARLHTGDPSIYSAVREQAEMLKKLGIPFEIIPGVSSFTAAAAVLKSELTVPGVSQTVIITRVPGRTPVPERERLKSLAAHRATMAVFLSADRIKDVADELIQSYGPKTPVAVVYRATWEDQKVVRGTLEDIAGKVEEEGIKRTAVIIVGEALGDAFEFSKLYDPSFSHGFRSGTP; this is encoded by the coding sequence ATGATATATTTTATCGGAGCCGGCCCCGGCGATCCTGACCTCATCACGGTAAAGGGCGCAAATATCCTGGCATCCTGCGGTGTGGTCATATACGCCGGTTCCCTGGTAAACCCGGATGTCCTGCGGTATGCTAGGCGGGACGCCAGGGTTTACGACAGCTCGGGCATGAACCTGGAGGAAATAATAGATGTGATGAAAAGTGCCCACGGGGAAGGCCTTGATGTTGCCAGACTTCACACCGGCGACCCCTCCATATACAGCGCCGTCAGGGAGCAGGCGGAGATGCTCAAAAAGCTCGGCATACCCTTCGAGATAATACCGGGAGTCAGCTCCTTCACCGCTGCCGCCGCCGTACTTAAAAGTGAGCTCACGGTGCCCGGAGTGAGCCAGACGGTAATAATAACCAGGGTTCCGGGCAGGACCCCCGTGCCCGAAAGAGAAAGGTTAAAAAGTCTTGCGGCCCACCGGGCCACCATGGCGGTGTTCCTGAGCGCCGACAGGATAAAAGATGTCGCCGATGAGCTCATACAATCGTACGGCCCGAAGACTCCGGTTGCCGTTGTGTACAGGGCCACCTGGGAGGACCAGAAAGTAGTCAGGGGCACCCTTGAAGATATAGCCGGAAAGGTGGAGGAAGAAGGTATAAAAAGGACCGCCGTCATCATAGTCGGCGAAGCCCTGGGCGACGCCTTCGAATTTTCGAAGCTGTACGATCCGTCCTTTTCCCACGGCTTCAGGAGTGGAACGCCTTGA